A single window of Liolophura sinensis isolate JHLJ2023 chromosome 6, CUHK_Ljap_v2, whole genome shotgun sequence DNA harbors:
- the LOC135468422 gene encoding serologically defined colon cancer antigen 8 homolog, with translation MYYWEEDGVDESFVGYQKSVRARASESLEELRQSLSGHKLSGASPETKSQLSDVVNPRHLAYAEAAYNLKQHLEKQKTPREPESSQKVETDVPTLEETVSILQSQAGYMQQLEAENRYIKEELSAIRQKMSELIVENRQLHDELKSSVLQEIIQEGSSPLKIAPDLSSEVFEAATNRGHLQRWQAELQRLHSLYEGKTKRLESQLSSAKSEITHYEKTVEDLRAQLRMQMTEVQVATREDGTSGNFVFSDTQTNIHLRTINTLTKERDEQLEFVRQCKNKIRELEQREEEAYQQIKKGIELVEQAQLEQTEAIVQKEQLAEELDKMKERFSQLLADSQSKMDEERGIVRKENEVIVKELTTKLKELVESEMSARNLLDKVTREKTGLMNELDDIKLQLRKYDKEVTMAADSYRSESTNATIQRQQALHEVTRLRTELQQCEKERDQERSKYRAELEELQRRLSRAEKELVNAKEECIHYTSNIQELEGQLHLAKMARDSVERGRTEDLKALTRRAQQREQELSTYIDDMEHKHSNAESEMNEMMKTQNNLIGRLRGECRHQAGQLAKLVKKHRAESGQLRKDNANLRLRLERSVSRVSSLEEQVDQHARLHNKMRQRLKMMDDHAQHQSQQVLDLLSRQSSLMKDRQLLARELEFLRSKLIPGNESDLEKLFTSGKGAVDEVLSAISQEKADGEGVWSQLINPPKPLGEEEDLLIS, from the exons ATGTATTACTGGGAAGAAGATGGTGTGGACGAGTCATTTGTGGGCTACCAGAAGTCTGTTCGGG cCCGAGCCAGTGAGAGTTTGGAGGAACTTCGTCAGTCTCTGAGTGGTCATAAGTTATCTGGAGCTTCCCCTGAGACCAAGTCTCAACTGTCAGATGTGGTGAATCCCCGACATTTGGCATATGCCGAAGCTGCCTACAACCTCAAACAACACCTAGAGAAGCAGAAA ACCCCTAGAGAACCTGAATCCTCTCAGAAAGTAGAGACAGATGTCCCCACCCTGGAGGAGACTGTCTCCATACTACAGTCCCAGGCTGGCTACATGCAGCAACTGGAGGCTGAGAACAGATACATCAAG GAAGAGTTGTCAGCTATCAGACAGAAGATGAGTGAGCTGATAGTAGAGAACAGGCAACTCCATGATGAGCTCAAGTCCAGTGTGCTGCAAGAGATCATACAAGAAGGAAGCAGT CCATTGAAGATAGCACCAGATTTGTCAAGTGAGGTGTTTGAGGCTGCAACAAACCGTGGACATCTACAGAGATGGCAGGCTGAGCTG CAACGTCTTCACTCTCTTTATGAAGGGAAAACCAAGAGATTAGAGTCACAACTGTCATCAGCCAA ATCGGAGATTACACACTATGAGAAGACAGTAGAGGATCTGAGGGCACAGCTAAGGATGCAGATGACAGAGGTGCAAGTGGCCACAAGAGAGGACGGCACTTCTGGAAACTTTGTCTTCTCTGACACTCAGACCAATATACATCTACGTACCATCAACACTCTTACCAA GGAGAGAGATGAACAGCTTGAGTTTGTGAGACAGTGTAAGAACAAGATCCGTGAGCTGGAGCAGAGAGAGGAGGAAGCTTATCAGCAAATCAAGAAAGGCATAGAGCTAGTGGAGCAGGCTCAGCTGGAACAGACCGAG GCCATTGTTCAGAAGGAGCAGTTAGCAGAAGAGCTAGACAAAATGAAGGAGCGCTTTTCTCAGCTGTTAGCCGACAGTCAGTCAAAGATGGATGAGGAGAGAGGCATTGTCCGCAAAGAGAATGAAGTCATTGTCAAGGAACTCACCACCAAA CTGAAGGAGCTTGTAGAATCTGAGATGTCTGCTCGAAACCTGCTAGACAAAGTCACCAGGGAAAAGACGGGTCTGATGAATGAACTAGACGATATAAAACTACAGCTGCGCAAGTATGACAAGGAAGTCACCATG GCTGCTGATTCCTACAGATCAGAGAGCACTAATGCCACCATACAGAGACAACAGGCTCTGCATGAAGTGACCCGGTTACGGACAGAGCTTCAGCAATGTGAGAAGGAACGAGATCAA GAACGTAGTAAATACAGGGCAGAGTTGGAAGAGTTACAGAGGCGACTGAGTCGAGCTGAGAAAGAGCTGGTCAATGCTAAGGAAGAGTGTATTCACTATACCTCAAATATTCAGGAGTTAGAGGGACAG CTCCATCTTGCGAAGATGGCCCGTGACAGTGTGGAGAGAGGCCGTACTGAAGATCTGAAGGCTCTGACCAGGAGAGCTCAACAACGGGAACAGGAACTCAGCACCTATATAGATGACATGGAGCATAAACACT CTAATGCAGAGTCTGAAATGAATGAgatgatgaaaacacagaataatCTGATTGGTCGATTGAGAGGAGAGTGTCGGCATCAAGCTGGTCAGCTGGCAAAACTTGTGAAGAAACACAG AGCAGAGAGTGGTCAGCTAAGGAAGGATAATGCCAACTTGAGGCTGCGGCTGGAGCGGTCAGTGTCTAGAGTGAGCAGTCTAGAGGAGCAGGTTGATCAGCATGCTCGCTTACATAACAAGATGAGACAGAGACTGAAGATGATGGATGACCATGCTCAGCATCAGTCTCAACAG gtGTTGGACCTGTTGTCCCGACAGAGCAGTTTGATGAAGGATCGACAGCTACTGGCCAGAGAACTTGAATTCCTGCGGTCAAAACTGATCCCAGGTAACGAGTCTGACCTGGAGAAACTGTTCACATCAGGAAAGGGTGCAGTGGATGAGGTTTTGTCAGCTATCTCTCAGGAGAAGGCTGATGGGGAGGGGGTGTGGTCACAGCTAATCAATCCCCCAAAACCTCTAGGAGAAGAAGAGGATCTGTTAATATCTTGA